A single Azospirillum sp. TSA2s DNA region contains:
- a CDS encoding paraquat-inducible protein A, producing MSVGLGKEGLRGPVAEVRDDLVACHDCGRLHRIRLPAPGRRAECTRCGAVLFRHSRGGLHHALPVAVAGALLLLLIVANPLMGVNIQGNDRTSLVVTGVETLADQGMWPLALLVGALVLAAPFARNMAVIAVLQRLHEGRPPTHVRETARLFAWAERLRPWAMLDVFLLGLLVGYSRLKGFANAEILSGGLALGGFVLVRTLMDLSLDSRRIWQAIDHVPPSGAPAPARWVACTVCQRIHGCDHGPAPERCTRCHSRLHPREPNSLERTAALVTAGAVLYIPANLLPVMTVINFGQGAPSTILSGVHELAEAGLWPLAILVFVASVAVPVLKLAGLGWFLLAAWRRSAARLHARTRLYRIIDAIGRWSNIDVFMIAILTALVQFGAVASVRADPGAVAFASVVVLTMLASHVFDPRVMWDRAEEEPPDPVPDEQAGVARHG from the coding sequence ATGTCGGTCGGATTGGGCAAGGAAGGGTTGAGGGGGCCGGTGGCGGAGGTGCGTGACGATCTCGTCGCCTGCCACGACTGCGGACGCCTGCACCGCATCCGCCTGCCAGCGCCGGGCCGCCGGGCCGAATGCACCCGCTGCGGGGCGGTGCTGTTCCGGCACAGCCGGGGCGGGCTCCACCATGCGCTGCCGGTGGCGGTCGCCGGCGCCCTGCTGCTGCTGCTGATCGTCGCCAACCCGCTGATGGGCGTGAACATCCAGGGCAACGACCGCACCAGCCTGGTCGTCACCGGGGTCGAAACGCTGGCGGACCAGGGCATGTGGCCGCTGGCGCTGCTGGTCGGCGCGCTGGTGCTGGCCGCCCCCTTCGCCCGCAACATGGCGGTGATCGCCGTTCTGCAGCGCCTGCACGAGGGGCGCCCGCCCACCCATGTGCGGGAGACGGCGCGTCTGTTCGCCTGGGCCGAGCGGTTGCGCCCGTGGGCGATGCTGGACGTCTTCCTGTTGGGGCTCCTGGTCGGCTATTCGCGGCTGAAGGGCTTCGCCAATGCCGAAATCCTGTCCGGCGGGCTGGCGCTGGGCGGCTTCGTGCTGGTCCGCACGCTGATGGACCTGTCGCTCGACAGCCGCCGGATCTGGCAGGCCATCGACCATGTGCCGCCGTCCGGCGCGCCGGCACCGGCGCGCTGGGTCGCCTGCACCGTCTGCCAACGCATCCATGGCTGCGACCATGGTCCGGCGCCGGAGCGCTGCACCCGATGCCACAGCCGCCTGCATCCGCGCGAGCCGAACAGCCTGGAGCGCACCGCCGCCCTGGTGACGGCCGGCGCCGTCCTCTACATCCCGGCCAACCTGCTGCCGGTGATGACCGTCATCAATTTCGGCCAGGGCGCCCCTAGCACCATCCTCAGCGGCGTGCACGAACTGGCGGAGGCCGGGTTGTGGCCGCTGGCCATTCTCGTCTTCGTCGCCAGCGTCGCCGTGCCGGTGTTGAAGCTGGCGGGGCTCGGCTGGTTCCTGCTGGCCGCGTGGCGGCGTTCGGCCGCGAGGCTGCATGCCCGGACGCGGCTGTACCGTATCATCGACGCCATCGGGCGCTGGTCCAACATCGACGTGTTCATGATCGCCATCCTCACGGCCCTGGTGCAGTTCGGCGCCGTCGCCTCCGTCCGCGCCGATCCCGGCGCTGTCGCCTTCGCCTCCGTGGTCGTGCTGACCATGCTGGCGAGCCATGTCTTCGACCCGCGCGTGATGTGGGACCGGGCGGAAGAGGAGCCA
- a CDS encoding GntR family transcriptional regulator encodes MQGLVRQGLTGQDRSDGPASQPGDPVQGRLSPAGAPDTVADGNLDGRGPLFDQIKRAVAGQILRGRWQAGQRLPKEAELSSLYGVSRQTVHKAIALLAREGFLVRRRRAGTFVATSRRDRFALPIEDIGDVVAREGRVYEFRIRDRRSLRNGEGIRWPDLPDGTPILTLECLHFSDGTPIQHERRLVNLDVVPEVIDEPFDVVAPSRWLVDRVPWSSADHTVRAVNATAEMAALLGVEAGTACLSIRRQTMHLSRPVTLVHFLSVGDRFSLSGSSITDSATELNL; translated from the coding sequence GTGCAGGGGTTGGTACGGCAAGGCCTGACCGGACAGGACCGCAGTGACGGACCGGCTTCCCAGCCGGGCGATCCGGTGCAGGGTCGCCTTTCTCCGGCCGGCGCTCCGGATACCGTCGCCGACGGCAACCTCGATGGCCGCGGCCCCCTGTTCGACCAGATCAAGCGCGCGGTCGCCGGCCAGATCCTGCGCGGACGCTGGCAGGCCGGCCAGCGGCTTCCCAAAGAGGCGGAACTGTCGAGCCTCTACGGCGTCTCCCGCCAGACCGTGCACAAGGCCATCGCCCTGCTGGCGCGGGAAGGGTTCCTGGTCCGCCGCCGCCGCGCCGGCACCTTCGTCGCCACCAGTCGCCGCGACCGCTTCGCCCTGCCCATCGAGGACATCGGCGACGTGGTTGCGCGGGAGGGGCGTGTCTACGAATTCCGCATCCGCGACCGCAGGAGCCTCCGCAACGGCGAGGGCATCCGCTGGCCGGACCTGCCCGACGGAACGCCGATCCTGACTCTGGAATGCCTGCATTTCAGCGACGGGACGCCGATCCAGCACGAACGCCGCCTCGTCAACCTCGACGTCGTGCCGGAGGTGATTGACGAACCGTTCGATGTCGTGGCACCCAGCCGTTGGCTGGTCGACCGGGTTCCCTGGTCGTCGGCCGACCATACCGTGCGGGCGGTCAACGCCACGGCGGAAATGGCGGCGCTGCTGGGGGTGGAGGCCGGCACGGCCTGCCTGTCGATCAGGCGGCAGACCATGCATCTCAGCCGGCCGGTGACACTGGTGCATTTCCTGTCGGTGGGCGACCGCTTCAGCCTCAGCGGATCATCGATCACCGACAGCGCGACAGAGTTGAATTTGTAA
- a CDS encoding transporter substrate-binding domain-containing protein: MMESKAMVRTMVKAALLGATMLVAGAAAGTAMADTLADVKKAGVLTVATEMQFPPFDFLENNEYKGVDRDLIDEVAKELGVKAKYMDLPWTSVLPGLEAKKFDLVIAPVTITKERMKRYAFTVPISEATAALMKRADDKTINKPEDIAGKKVGGGKGTSQLAQVKEFGQTLPTPPDVREYVDSNQSYADLAAGRVDASVNSLPNLNFAAAQRKDTFAVVLPPFGKPSYFSWVGRLDENDKSLIEAVNAALVKIQKDGRMATIQKKWFNISQELPTTVPEPQL; encoded by the coding sequence ATGATGGAGAGCAAGGCTATGGTTCGGACGATGGTCAAGGCGGCGCTGCTGGGCGCCACGATGCTGGTCGCCGGTGCCGCCGCCGGCACGGCGATGGCTGACACGCTGGCCGACGTGAAGAAGGCGGGCGTCCTGACCGTCGCCACCGAGATGCAGTTCCCGCCCTTCGATTTCCTTGAGAACAACGAATACAAGGGCGTCGACCGCGACCTGATCGACGAAGTGGCGAAGGAGCTGGGCGTCAAGGCCAAGTATATGGACCTGCCCTGGACCAGCGTGCTGCCCGGCCTGGAAGCCAAGAAGTTCGATCTGGTCATCGCCCCGGTCACCATCACGAAGGAGCGCATGAAGCGCTACGCCTTCACCGTTCCGATTTCGGAGGCGACCGCCGCCCTGATGAAGCGCGCCGACGACAAGACCATCAACAAGCCGGAGGACATCGCCGGCAAGAAGGTCGGCGGCGGCAAGGGCACCTCGCAGCTGGCCCAGGTGAAGGAATTCGGCCAGACCCTGCCGACTCCGCCGGACGTGCGTGAGTATGTCGACAGCAACCAGTCCTACGCCGATCTGGCCGCCGGCCGCGTCGACGCCTCGGTCAACTCGCTGCCGAACCTGAACTTCGCCGCCGCCCAGCGCAAGGACACCTTCGCCGTCGTCCTGCCGCCCTTCGGCAAGCCCTCCTACTTCTCCTGGGTCGGCCGCCTGGACGAGAACGACAAGAGCCTGATCGAGGCGGTCAATGCCGCCCTGGTGAAGATCCAGAAGGACGGCCGCATGGCGACCATCCAGAAGAAGTGGTTCAACATCTCGCAGGAACTGCCGACCACCGTTCCGGAACCGCAGCTGTAA
- a CDS encoding amino acid ABC transporter permease, which yields MKFSVIIDALPYLLGAAVTTIWVSLLGVLLGQVIGVVVCVARQSGGRAADMAGGVYVSFFRGVPLLIQLLLIYYMLPLIGIDVPPLVASVAALGLASGAYVSEIYRGALNAVPHGQSEAALALGFPGRSIWTRILLPQAFRISVPALVNELILLLKASSLISVVGVAELTRTSQTISASNYRPLEIYLAAGLIYLAINGALALFGTLVERRLQQA from the coding sequence ATGAAGTTCAGCGTCATCATCGACGCCCTTCCCTATCTGCTGGGGGCGGCCGTCACGACCATCTGGGTCTCGCTGCTCGGCGTGCTGCTGGGGCAGGTGATCGGTGTCGTCGTCTGCGTGGCGCGCCAGTCCGGCGGCCGGGCGGCCGACATGGCCGGCGGCGTCTATGTCAGCTTCTTCCGCGGCGTGCCACTGCTTATCCAGCTTCTGCTGATCTACTACATGCTGCCGCTGATCGGCATCGACGTGCCGCCGCTGGTCGCCTCCGTCGCCGCGCTCGGCCTCGCGTCCGGCGCCTATGTGTCGGAGATCTATCGCGGCGCGCTGAACGCCGTCCCGCACGGACAATCGGAAGCGGCGCTGGCGCTGGGCTTCCCCGGCCGGTCGATCTGGACACGCATCCTGCTGCCGCAGGCCTTCCGCATCTCGGTTCCCGCGCTGGTCAACGAGCTGATCCTGCTGCTGAAGGCGTCCTCGCTGATCTCCGTCGTCGGGGTGGCAGAGTTGACGCGGACCAGCCAGACCATCTCGGCCAGCAACTACCGTCCGCTGGAGATCTATCTGGCGGCCGGCCTCATCTATCTGGCGATCAACGGCGCGCTGGCTCTGTTCGGCACGCTGGTCGAACGCCGCCTGCAACAGGCCTGA
- a CDS encoding amino acid ABC transporter permease, which produces MLDLSLLVQYGPALLRGFGVTILCWAAGCLIGMVLGFVLMLLRQLPVKPLRWVIRAYIEVIRGTPFLIQLFLLYSGGPSIGLRLEATTAGILGLGIYGSAYFAEIFRAGYQAVPKGQVEAALSLGMSYGSILRRVIVPAMLVSTIPAIVNMMAILTKETVVLSIITVPELMYEMQTMAAETFATFETIVGMALFYWLLVEVVSRLGRRLEARVTRFLTHASPQGSPTETATARA; this is translated from the coding sequence ATGTTGGACCTTTCCCTTCTCGTCCAGTACGGCCCGGCGCTGCTGCGCGGCTTCGGCGTCACCATCCTGTGCTGGGCAGCCGGCTGCCTTATCGGCATGGTCCTGGGCTTCGTGCTGATGCTGCTGCGGCAGCTGCCCGTGAAGCCGCTGCGCTGGGTCATCCGCGCCTATATCGAGGTGATCCGCGGCACGCCCTTCCTGATCCAGCTGTTCCTGCTCTACAGCGGCGGCCCGTCCATCGGCCTGCGGCTGGAGGCGACCACCGCCGGCATCCTCGGCCTCGGCATCTACGGCAGCGCGTACTTCGCCGAGATCTTCCGGGCCGGCTATCAGGCGGTGCCGAAGGGACAGGTCGAGGCTGCGCTCAGCCTCGGCATGTCCTATGGCTCCATCCTGCGCCGGGTGATCGTGCCGGCGATGCTGGTGTCGACCATCCCGGCCATCGTCAACATGATGGCGATCCTGACCAAGGAGACGGTGGTGCTGTCGATCATCACCGTGCCGGAACTGATGTATGAGATGCAGACGATGGCGGCGGAGACCTTCGCCACCTTCGAGACCATCGTTGGAATGGCGCTGTTCTACTGGCTGCTGGTGGAGGTGGTGTCGCGCCTGGGCCGCCGGCTGGAGGCGCGCGTCACCCGTTTCCTGACCCATGCCTCGCCGCAGGGGTCGCCGACCGAGACCGCAACCGCGAGGGCGTGA
- a CDS encoding amino acid ABC transporter ATP-binding protein translates to MTAVSQTATPSRSTTAGDAVPMVSIRGVGKSFGTNEVLRDIDLTVNKSEVVCLIGPSGSGKSTLLRCINFLEVYDRGEIRIEGTLVGYTEDAPRRRLSNRDLRSLRRNVGMVFQQFNLWPHMTALENVAEALVQVRGMDKASAAAHAGRMLDRVGLAAKADSYPARLSGGQQQRVAIARVIAMEPHLMLFDEPTSALDPELVGEVLQVMRDLAADGMTMVVVTHEMGFAANVADKVAFLDRGRIAAFGTPREVFHESTEPRVQQFLQTYHERNSF, encoded by the coding sequence ATGACCGCCGTTTCCCAAACCGCCACCCCGTCGCGCTCCACGACCGCCGGCGATGCCGTGCCGATGGTCTCGATCCGCGGCGTCGGCAAGAGCTTCGGCACCAACGAGGTGCTGCGCGACATCGACCTGACTGTCAACAAGTCGGAGGTCGTCTGCCTGATCGGCCCCAGTGGATCGGGCAAGAGCACGCTTCTGCGCTGCATCAACTTCCTGGAGGTCTACGACCGCGGCGAGATCCGCATCGAAGGCACGCTGGTCGGCTACACCGAGGACGCGCCGCGCCGCCGCCTGTCGAACCGCGACCTGCGCAGCCTGCGCCGCAACGTCGGCATGGTGTTCCAGCAGTTCAACCTGTGGCCCCACATGACCGCGCTGGAGAATGTGGCTGAAGCCCTGGTGCAGGTCCGCGGCATGGACAAGGCGTCGGCTGCAGCCCACGCCGGCCGGATGCTGGACCGGGTCGGACTGGCCGCCAAGGCCGACAGCTATCCCGCCCGCCTGTCGGGTGGCCAGCAGCAGCGCGTCGCCATCGCGCGCGTCATCGCGATGGAACCCCACCTGATGCTGTTCGACGAGCCGACCTCGGCGCTCGACCCCGAACTGGTGGGCGAGGTGCTGCAGGTGATGCGCGATCTGGCGGCCGACGGCATGACCATGGTGGTGGTGACCCACGAAATGGGCTTCGCCGCCAACGTCGCCGACAAGGTGGCCTTCCTCGACCGTGGCCGCATCGCCGCCTTCGGCACCCCGCGCGAGGTCTTCCACGAATCCACCGAACCGCGGGTGCAGCAGTTCCTGCAGACTTACCATGAGCGGAACAGCTTCTGA
- a CDS encoding Txe/YoeB family addiction module toxin translates to MKKVWTDGAWEDYLYWQKNDRAVLKKVNDLIRDTERNPFSGLGKPEPLKEGLAGWWSRRITGEHRLVYRLTGSGDAQALEILACRYHY, encoded by the coding sequence ATGAAGAAGGTTTGGACTGACGGCGCTTGGGAGGATTACTTATACTGGCAGAAGAACGACAGGGCCGTGTTGAAGAAGGTCAACGACCTCATTCGCGATACGGAACGGAACCCGTTTTCAGGGCTGGGCAAACCTGAACCGTTGAAGGAAGGGCTTGCAGGCTGGTGGTCGCGCCGGATCACGGGCGAACATCGGTTGGTCTATCGGTTGACCGGAAGCGGCGACGCCCAGGCACTCGAAATCCTGGCCTGCCGGTATCATTACTGA
- a CDS encoding type II toxin-antitoxin system Phd/YefM family antitoxin, translating into MSIFLYIKEVDGINPHQEETRITHHVRQAPEMGHINYTDLRNNLASVMDEVCDSRAPLTVTRQKGRSVVMISEEEFEGLMETLHLLKSPRNAERLLKGIAQLDAGKGIERDILNEEGLD; encoded by the coding sequence ATGTCCATTTTTCTGTACATAAAAGAAGTCGACGGGATCAACCCCCATCAAGAGGAAACCCGCATCACCCATCATGTCAGACAGGCACCTGAAATGGGTCACATCAACTACACAGATCTCAGAAACAATCTTGCCAGCGTGATGGACGAGGTCTGTGACAGCCGCGCGCCGTTAACCGTTACCCGTCAGAAGGGGCGGTCGGTGGTGATGATTTCCGAGGAAGAGTTCGAAGGGCTGATGGAGACGCTTCATCTCCTGAAAAGCCCCAGGAACGCGGAGCGGCTGCTCAAGGGCATCGCCCAACTTGATGCTGGCAAAGGCATCGAGCGGGACATTCTGAATGAAGAAGGTTTGGACTGA
- a CDS encoding energy-coupling factor ABC transporter ATP-binding protein: MIELRSVTHAYGDRPVLHDLSLRLAERRIAILGGNGSGKSTLARLLNGLILPTAGTVAVDGLDTRSDGRAVRQRVGFVFQNPDTQIVYPTVEEDIAFGLKARKLPKDEIARRVAGALERYGLDRYRHQPAHQMSGGEKQLLAIAGVLVLEPAYVIFDEPTTLLDLRNRRKVIELLRGLPQTVIVVTHDLDMVRDFDRALVLEDGRVVADGPPAEAVPAYIERLG, translated from the coding sequence ATGATCGAACTCCGGTCCGTCACCCACGCCTATGGCGACCGCCCCGTCCTGCACGACCTGTCGCTGCGGCTGGCGGAACGGCGCATCGCCATTCTCGGCGGCAACGGCTCGGGCAAGAGCACTCTGGCGCGGCTGTTGAACGGCTTGATCCTGCCGACCGCCGGCACCGTCGCCGTCGACGGGCTGGACACCCGTAGCGACGGGCGCGCCGTGCGCCAGCGGGTCGGCTTCGTCTTTCAGAATCCCGACACCCAGATTGTCTATCCGACGGTCGAAGAGGACATCGCCTTCGGGTTGAAGGCGCGCAAGCTGCCGAAGGACGAGATCGCCCGCCGCGTTGCCGGGGCGCTGGAGCGCTACGGCCTCGACCGCTACCGCCACCAGCCGGCCCACCAGATGAGCGGTGGCGAGAAGCAACTGCTCGCCATCGCCGGGGTGCTGGTGCTGGAACCGGCCTATGTGATCTTCGACGAGCCGACCACCCTGCTCGACCTGCGCAACCGCCGCAAGGTGATCGAGTTGCTGCGCGGGCTGCCGCAGACGGTGATCGTCGTCACCCACGACCTGGACATGGTCAGGGACTTCGACCGGGCGCTGGTGCTTGAGGATGGCCGCGTCGTCGCCGACGGTCCTCCGGCGGAGGCCGTGCCGGCCTACATCGAGCGGCTCGGCTGA
- a CDS encoding energy-coupling factor transporter transmembrane protein EcfT, which translates to MLGLYLHRESVIHRLPAGVKLGGLLLVTVAVLALPGAWGALAAGLIGTAVLVAAKLPTGRVLAELRAPVIMLTLLFGFQALLAGGGWEETAVAVARFAALILLATLVTLTTRVMDMVDLFERLFGLLRPVGVNPAKMALMLALTIRFIPLLGEQVREVRMAQRARGVERNIAALFVPLLVKILTMADDLTAALEARGYDPADTGTKNSTQR; encoded by the coding sequence ATGCTGGGACTCTACCTGCATCGGGAGTCGGTCATCCACCGCCTGCCGGCGGGGGTGAAGCTGGGCGGGCTGCTGCTGGTGACGGTGGCGGTGCTGGCTCTGCCCGGTGCCTGGGGAGCGCTCGCCGCCGGTCTGATCGGCACCGCCGTGCTTGTCGCGGCAAAGCTGCCCACCGGACGGGTGCTTGCGGAGTTGCGGGCGCCGGTCATCATGCTGACCCTGCTGTTCGGCTTCCAGGCCCTGCTGGCCGGCGGCGGCTGGGAGGAAACGGCCGTCGCCGTCGCCCGCTTCGCCGCTCTGATCCTGCTGGCGACGCTGGTCACGCTGACCACCCGCGTCATGGATATGGTCGATTTGTTCGAGCGGCTGTTCGGCCTGCTGCGCCCGGTCGGGGTCAATCCGGCGAAGATGGCGCTGATGCTGGCCTTGACCATCCGCTTCATCCCGCTGCTTGGCGAGCAGGTGCGCGAGGTGCGGATGGCCCAGCGCGCCCGCGGCGTGGAACGCAACATAGCCGCCTTGTTCGTTCCGCTGCTGGTCAAGATCCTCACCATGGCCGATGATCTGACCGCCGCACTGGAAGCGCGCGGCTACGACCCGGCCGATACCGGGACCAAAAACAGCACTCAACGATAA
- a CDS encoding biotin transporter BioY, with translation MLSTRDLVLCALFAALLGGLGMAPPIPLGFLPVPITAQTLGIMLAGTILGAKRGGIAALLFVLLVAAGLPLLAGGRGGIGVLMGPTGGFVLSFPVAAFVTGWLAERFATNANPIRLFTVSVLGGILVVYAGGIPWLWLVAGLPIEKAVFGSLAFVPGDLIKAGVAAVAASGVRRAGILPIHA, from the coding sequence ATGTTGTCCACTCGCGACCTCGTCCTCTGCGCCCTGTTCGCCGCCCTGCTGGGCGGGCTTGGCATGGCGCCGCCGATCCCGCTCGGCTTCCTGCCGGTTCCGATCACCGCGCAGACGCTGGGTATCATGCTGGCCGGCACCATCCTGGGCGCCAAGCGCGGCGGCATCGCCGCCCTGCTGTTCGTGCTGCTGGTCGCCGCCGGACTGCCCCTGCTGGCTGGCGGGCGCGGCGGCATCGGCGTGCTGATGGGGCCGACCGGCGGCTTCGTGCTGTCCTTTCCAGTGGCCGCCTTCGTCACCGGCTGGCTGGCCGAGCGTTTCGCCACCAACGCGAACCCGATCCGCCTGTTCACGGTCAGCGTCCTCGGCGGCATCCTGGTCGTCTATGCCGGCGGCATTCCCTGGCTGTGGCTGGTTGCCGGCCTGCCGATCGAGAAGGCGGTCTTCGGATCGCTGGCCTTCGTACCGGGCGACCTGATCAAGGCCGGCGTCGCCGCCGTCGCCGCCTCGGGCGTCCGCCGCGCCGGCATCCTGCCGATCCATGCCTGA
- a CDS encoding class I adenylate-forming enzyme family protein yields MATDRPSMAGGYTGADNLARPFATASGRAPAHPALVFGDEVVSNGTLLDQVRRVGAGVSALRRDGAPPRVALSLGNRAELPALFFGIVAAGGIVGLFDPKWSATQTAAALDTFRPDLHLRTDTVSDWIAKQAAGWSIPAVDPKTPFLVGFTSGTTGRPKAFIRHQGSWLATLEASRVEFGIGPDDVVLVPGPLVHGLGLYGAVEGLSAGATVRVQPKFDASDAAMQLATCGVTTLVLVPTMLVGILDAAERDGRHFPALRRVVCSGAKLAPAVHDRLSALCPDAAVLEYYGASELSFVSLRSSREGAPADSVGRPFHGVELSLRGDDGHPVERGLPGTVWVRSGMLSDGYLGTTDGAGYREQDGWGTVGDYGWIDGEGWLRLVGRAGDMIITGGLNVYPAEVEAALRAHPAVAEAVVFGLPDPYWGDALSAVVWWRGAARASLTELRGWCQERLEAYKAPRRVFAAADMPLTGSGKIARADVRERARAEGLEVVE; encoded by the coding sequence ATGGCGACTGACCGACCGTCTATGGCCGGCGGCTATACCGGGGCAGACAATCTCGCCCGCCCCTTCGCAACGGCCAGCGGGCGGGCGCCCGCCCATCCGGCGCTGGTCTTCGGTGACGAGGTGGTGTCCAACGGCACCCTGCTCGACCAAGTGCGGCGGGTGGGGGCCGGGGTGTCAGCCCTGCGCCGGGACGGTGCGCCGCCGCGTGTGGCGCTCAGCCTCGGCAACCGGGCGGAGTTGCCGGCGCTGTTCTTCGGCATCGTCGCGGCCGGCGGGATCGTCGGACTGTTCGACCCGAAATGGAGCGCCACGCAGACCGCCGCAGCCCTCGACACCTTCCGCCCCGACCTGCACCTGAGGACGGACACCGTCTCCGACTGGATCGCCAAACAAGCGGCGGGCTGGAGCATCCCCGCGGTCGACCCGAAAACGCCCTTCCTGGTCGGCTTCACCTCCGGCACCACCGGGCGGCCGAAGGCCTTCATCCGCCACCAGGGCTCCTGGCTGGCGACGCTGGAGGCGAGCCGGGTGGAGTTCGGCATCGGACCCGATGATGTCGTCCTGGTGCCGGGACCGCTGGTCCATGGCCTCGGCCTCTATGGCGCGGTGGAGGGGCTGTCGGCCGGCGCCACGGTGCGGGTACAGCCGAAGTTCGATGCCAGCGATGCGGCGATGCAGTTGGCGACCTGCGGCGTCACCACGCTGGTGCTGGTGCCGACGATGCTGGTCGGCATCCTCGACGCCGCGGAACGCGACGGCCGGCATTTTCCCGCCCTGCGCCGGGTGGTCTGTTCCGGCGCCAAGCTCGCCCCCGCGGTGCATGACCGGCTGTCCGCGCTCTGCCCGGATGCCGCTGTGCTGGAATATTACGGCGCGTCGGAGTTGAGCTTCGTCAGCCTGCGCTCGTCGCGCGAAGGCGCCCCCGCCGACAGCGTCGGCCGCCCCTTCCATGGGGTGGAGTTGAGCCTGCGCGGCGATGACGGCCATCCGGTGGAGCGCGGCCTACCCGGCACCGTCTGGGTGCGCAGCGGCATGCTGAGCGACGGCTATCTCGGCACCACCGACGGCGCCGGCTATCGCGAGCAGGACGGCTGGGGCACGGTCGGCGACTATGGCTGGATCGACGGCGAGGGCTGGCTCCGGCTGGTCGGCCGGGCCGGCGACATGATCATCACCGGCGGCCTGAACGTCTACCCGGCGGAGGTCGAAGCGGCCCTGCGCGCCCATCCTGCGGTGGCGGAGGCGGTGGTGTTCGGCCTGCCCGATCCCTATTGGGGCGACGCCCTGTCCGCCGTCGTCTGGTGGCGCGGCGCGGCGCGCGCCTCGCTGACCGAGTTGCGCGGCTGGTGTCAGGAGCGGCTTGAGGCCTACAAGGCGCCACGACGGGTCTTCGCGGCGGCCGACATGCCCCTGACCGGCAGCGGCAAGATCGCCCGCGCCGATGTTCGTGAGCGGGCAAGAGCCGAGGGGCTGGAGGTGGTGGAATGA
- a CDS encoding thiolase family protein — protein MSNRPIIVAARRTPVGRIGGSLRELPVEDLAAPVIRAVLADAAIDPAEVDEVLLGNAVGPGGNVARLSALAAGLPVSVPGVTVDRQCGSGLEAVNLAARLVQSGACDVVLAGGVESTSTAPWRVAKPSSLYRSPTFYDRARFAPDEIGDPSMIEAAENVAAAHGIDRARQDRYALDSHRKAVVAQAAGRFDREIVPLTLRDGRIIDRDECPRADTSLDRLTALRPILRPDGTVTAGNACPVNDGAAVVAVVSERKFRALGLPRGLAVVDSTAAGVDPKLLGTGPIPAVTKLLARNPGLSVADIDLVEFNEAFAAQVLASLDALGIDPARVSVGGGALALGHPYGASGAILVTRLFTELLFPAAGTTPRRGLATLGIGGGLGLATLLEPV, from the coding sequence ATGAGCAACCGCCCGATCATCGTCGCCGCACGCCGTACGCCCGTCGGCCGCATCGGCGGCAGCTTGCGCGAGCTTCCCGTCGAGGACCTCGCCGCCCCGGTCATTCGTGCCGTGCTGGCCGACGCCGCCATCGACCCGGCGGAGGTGGACGAGGTGCTGCTGGGCAACGCGGTCGGTCCCGGCGGCAATGTCGCGCGGCTGTCGGCGCTGGCCGCCGGCCTGCCGGTTTCGGTGCCCGGCGTCACGGTGGACCGGCAGTGCGGATCGGGGCTGGAGGCGGTCAACCTTGCCGCCCGGCTGGTGCAGTCCGGCGCCTGCGACGTCGTACTCGCCGGCGGGGTGGAGAGCACCAGCACCGCCCCCTGGCGCGTCGCCAAGCCGTCCAGCCTCTACCGCAGCCCGACCTTCTACGACCGCGCCCGCTTCGCCCCCGACGAGATCGGCGACCCTTCGATGATCGAAGCGGCGGAGAACGTCGCCGCCGCCCACGGCATCGACCGCGCCCGCCAGGACCGCTACGCGCTGGACAGCCACCGCAAGGCCGTAGTCGCACAAGCCGCCGGACGGTTCGACCGCGAGATCGTGCCGCTCACCCTGCGTGATGGCCGCATCATCGACCGCGACGAGTGCCCGCGCGCCGACACCAGCCTCGACCGGCTGACGGCCCTGCGCCCCATCCTGCGGCCGGACGGCACCGTGACCGCCGGCAACGCCTGCCCGGTCAATGACGGCGCCGCCGTGGTTGCCGTGGTGTCGGAGCGGAAGTTCCGCGCGCTCGGCCTGCCCCGCGGCTTGGCGGTGGTCGACAGCACGGCGGCAGGGGTGGACCCCAAGCTGCTGGGCACCGGCCCGATCCCGGCGGTGACGAAACTGCTGGCCCGCAATCCCGGCCTGTCCGTCGCCGACATCGACCTCGTCGAGTTCAACGAGGCCTTCGCCGCCCAGGTGCTGGCCAGCCTCGACGCCCTCGGCATCGACCCGGCGCGCGTGTCGGTCGGCGGCGGCGCGCTGGCGCTCGGCCATCCCTATGGCGCGTCGGGGGCCATCCTGGTGACGCGCCTGTTCACCGAGCTGCTGTTCCCGGCAGCGGGCACCACGCCCCGCCGGGGGCTCGCGACGCTCGGCATCGGCGGCGGGCTGGGGCTCGCCACACTTCTGGAGCCAGTTTGA